The Geobacter metallireducens GS-15 region CCGGCAGTTGGTCGAGATGCTTGTGGCGGAAAAAAATCGCGTGATTTCCGCTGCACCTACGGTCCGCAAAGGCATCATGACCCATATTGCCTGGCTGACACAGCAGATCGATGACGTTGATAAAGACATCTCAACTCTTATTCAGTCCAGCGAATCCTGGAAGGCAAAAGAAGAAATCCTTACCAGTGTCAAGGGCATCGGCCCTGTGACTGCGGCCACCATACTGGCAGCACTTCCGGAGTTGGGGACCATTTCCCGACAGCAGCTTGGCGCTCTGGTCGGAGTATGCCCCTATAATCGGGACAGTGGCAAATTCCGTGGAAAGCGCGCAATCTCCGGTGGCAGAGCAACCGTGCGTTCTGTCCTGTACATGGCAACATTGTGTGCCGCCAGGTTTAACCCGGTTATAAAAGCCTTCTATCAACGCCTTACAAGCGCCGGAAAACTTCACAAAGTCGCGATCACCGCTTGCATGCGAAAACTACTCACCATCCTCAATGCCATGGTGAAAAACAACCAGAAGTGGGATCACTCGAAATTCACTCCACTTCTGCACTAATTTGTTGACTGAGAACACGGTTGCTCCGTGTTCCAGGTGTTTTTTCGCTAAAAAACGCCTCCTCCAACTCCGTCCGGAGCATCTCCTCCATCCCCCTATATTTGGGTGAAAAGTGAAACGGCACCACCCGTGCCACTCCCGCCTCTCGGGCCAGCTCACCCGCCTGCCGGGCGGTCAGGTGGCTCCGCTCGCGGGCCCGCTCCTCCTCCGCATGGAGAAACGTCGTCTCGATGAAGAGGTAGTCGGCTTCCCGGGCCAGTTCCACGATCCGCGAACCGTTCTCCGGGGTGAGCCCTGCGTCGGTCACGTAGACAACCCGTTGTCCCGGCACTATCCCCACCAAGCGCTCCCGCAGTTCTCCCAGGGGATGGATCTTCTCCCGCACCTGGCCCCCCTCACGCCACCAGACCCTGAAGGGAAGATCGTCCCGCTCTCCCCGAAGGATCGCGTTCTTCAGTTCCCGAAGCCACTCCCCCGTGGGGAGTCCCATCTCCTCCAGGCGGTTCTTGCGGACGTTCACGTGGAGCTTTTCCTCCAGGGCAAAGGCGAGGCAGGGGGTGCCGTGATCCAGAAAAGCGGCCCGCACCCGGAAGGTTTCTTCGTCGAGGATGACACCGTTGGAGATTTGCTCCCAGCTCTCGTTTTCCGGCACGAACTCGCGCCGGCAGTGGAATTCCACCGTCCTTACCCCGCCGCCCGGAGCCAGTTCCGTGGCCTCCACCGTGAAGTCGGTGGGATAGCTCTCCACCAGGTTCCAGGTGTAGCCGGCCAGTCGGTGGGCCACCTGGTCCGTGAAGCCGGGGGGGCCGTAGAGGCGGAGCCGCTTCTCCCGCCCCAGGCAGAGGCGCACCACCCGGTCGAAACCGATGAAGTGGTCCACGTGGGTGTGGGAAACGAAGATGTCCGAGATGCGGAGAACCTTCCGGGGGGGGAGGGGAGTGATGTCTCCCAGGTCGAAGAGGATGGCCCGGCGCTCGAAGAGGAAATCCACGTAAACGCCGGGGTCATCGAAGGGGCCGTTCACGGGGGTCGGGTGGAACAGGGGGGGCATGTGGTCCTCCAGTAGGAACGGCGTGGCTGCGAAAGGTGAAATGGGCCGTCACGGTGGCACTTTTCCTTGCATTTCGGGGGGTAAGGTGTGCTACTATCCGCCCATTAATGAAAGTTGTCGAAAGGTAAGGGGCCCATGGCGGAAAAACGGGACATCACCAGGCACAAGAAGCGGCTGTCGCTGCGGTTCGGCACGACTACTCCCACACGCCTCGCCTACACCGAAGATGTTTCGGCCCACGGTCTCTTCATTAAAACCACCAACCTCTGCCCGCCGGGCACCCGCATCCAGATCGAACTGACCCTCCCCGACGAGGAGCCGGTTTTCCTGGAGGGGATGGTCCGCTGGACCAAGAAGGTCCCTCCTCAAATGATCCATCTCGTGAAGAAGAGCGGCATGGGGGTCATGATCACGAAGTTCATCGCCGGCGAAATGGCCTACCGGCATTTCATCGACGAGCTTCACGCCAGAACCGGCCACTCCCTTCCTCCCGCTCCTCTCCGTTCCCCAGAAACTCCATAATCGCCGCAAGGGTCTCGCGGGGACGCTCTTCGTGGGGGTTGTGGCCGCAGCCATCGATCACCGCGAGCCGGGCATCCGGCATCTCTTCCGCGAGCCGCTTCCCCTGGCCGATCCGCACGATCCGGTCCTCCTTTCCCCAGACAATCAGGGTAGGTATGTCGATCTCCCGGTAGCGGGCCGTGATCGCGCCGTAGCTGTCCGGGTCGATGGCCCGGGCGCTCCGGATCAGGACCCCTGCCATGCCCCGCCGGCCGAAGCAGTGCTCGTAACGCCTGATCCGCTCGGGAGTGATGGCCCTCGTGTCGTGGAAGACCCGGGCGAGGGTGTAGCGGACAATGGTGCGCACCGGGATGAGGGCCATGCCGATACGTGCCAGGAACGGAATCCGGAGCCACCCCATGAGCCGCGGGAGCTTCTGGGGGTAGGCGGAACAGGCGACGAGGATGAGCCGCGCTACGAGGCCCGTGTCTCCCCGGTCCCGTGCCTGGAGGGTGACGAGGAGGGCGATGGCGCCGCCGAGGGAATGCCCGGTCAGGATGACACGCGAAAGTCCCTTTGCCTTCAGGAATGCAGTGGTCACCGCGGCCTGCTCCTCGATGGCGTAGGAGCCGGTGCGGGGCTTGGAGGAAAAGCCGAACCCTTTCAGGTCGATAAGATAGAGGGTGAAACGCTCTGCCGGGAAAAGGGGGACGATGTCATTCCACGTGGTGCGGGCAGCCGCGAAGCCGTGGACAAAGACGACCGGCGTCGGGCCGTGGCCGACAACGCGATAGCTGATGTCGACGCCGGGACCGTAGACGAAGGTGAGCCTGTCGCCCATGGCGGCGTCAGCAGGAGACGATCTTGAGGGCAACCTTGCGC contains the following coding sequences:
- a CDS encoding ribonuclease Z, translated to MPPLFHPTPVNGPFDDPGVYVDFLFERRAILFDLGDITPLPPRKVLRISDIFVSHTHVDHFIGFDRVVRLCLGREKRLRLYGPPGFTDQVAHRLAGYTWNLVESYPTDFTVEATELAPGGGVRTVEFHCRREFVPENESWEQISNGVILDEETFRVRAAFLDHGTPCLAFALEEKLHVNVRKNRLEEMGLPTGEWLRELKNAILRGERDDLPFRVWWREGGQVREKIHPLGELRERLVGIVPGQRVVYVTDAGLTPENGSRIVELAREADYLFIETTFLHAEEERARERSHLTARQAGELAREAGVARVVPFHFSPKYRGMEEMLRTELEEAFFSEKTPGTRSNRVLSQQISAEVE
- a CDS encoding PilZ domain-containing protein yields the protein MAEKRDITRHKKRLSLRFGTTTPTRLAYTEDVSAHGLFIKTTNLCPPGTRIQIELTLPDEEPVFLEGMVRWTKKVPPQMIHLVKKSGMGVMITKFIAGEMAYRHFIDELHARTGHSLPPAPLRSPETP
- a CDS encoding alpha/beta fold hydrolase → MGDRLTFVYGPGVDISYRVVGHGPTPVVFVHGFAAARTTWNDIVPLFPAERFTLYLIDLKGFGFSSKPRTGSYAIEEQAAVTTAFLKAKGLSRVILTGHSLGGAIALLVTLQARDRGDTGLVARLILVACSAYPQKLPRLMGWLRIPFLARIGMALIPVRTIVRYTLARVFHDTRAITPERIRRYEHCFGRRGMAGVLIRSARAIDPDSYGAITARYREIDIPTLIVWGKEDRIVRIGQGKRLAEEMPDARLAVIDGCGHNPHEERPRETLAAIMEFLGNGEEREEGSGRFWREARR
- a CDS encoding IS110-like element ISGme8 family transposase, yielding MEPNDAVVGVDVSKEHLDVYLMPTGDQKRVTNDDAGCAELTTWLITNAPCRIVLEATGGLEMLAVSTLSAAGLPVVVVNPRQVRNFAKACGLLAKTDILDAKIIARFAQAIKPEIRPLKDETSQNLAALLARRRQLVEMLVAEKNRVISAAPTVRKGIMTHIAWLTQQIDDVDKDISTLIQSSESWKAKEEILTSVKGIGPVTAATILAALPELGTISRQQLGALVGVCPYNRDSGKFRGKRAISGGRATVRSVLYMATLCAARFNPVIKAFYQRLTSAGKLHKVAITACMRKLLTILNAMVKNNQKWDHSKFTPLLH